A stretch of DNA from Acidimicrobiia bacterium:
AACCGATCTCACCGAACACACCCTCGACCATCTCTCCGGATATCTCGAATCACGCCCGGTCCGCACGGGCAACGGTGCCTACAACCAACGCCAGCACGACGTGTGGGGAATGCTCCTCGACGCGGTGGCGGCGCACATTCACCACGGCGGTCAGATCGCGCCGTTGGTATGGGAGGGGATTGCCGGCCTCGTCGACACCGCGATCGCCCGCGCCCACGAGCCCGACCAGGGCATCTGGGAGATGCGCGGCAAGCCGCAGCACTTCGTCGCGTCGAAGGTGATGTGTTGGGTAGCGGCGCAGCGCGGCGTGCAACTCGCCGAGTCGCGCGACGACAACGAGCGCGCCGAGGTGTGGCAGAAGGCAGCCGACAAGATCCACGCCGAGGTCTGCAAGAAGGGATTGGACAGTCGCGGCGTCTTCACGCAGTACTACGGCACCGACGCGCTCGACGCGTCGCTGCTCTTGATCCCGATCATGGGGTTCCTCCCACCCGACGACGAACGTGTGCGCGCAACGGTCCTCGCCATCGCCGACGAGCTCACCAAAGACGGCCTCGTGCTGCGCTACAAGGTGGACACGACCGACGACGGGCTCTCCGGCGAAGAAGGCACGTTCACGATCTGCTCCTTCTGGCTGGTGTCGGCGCTGGCGATCGTCGGCGAGACCGAACGCGCGAGAGCGTTGTTCGAGAAACTGCTCTCGTTTGCCGGTCCGCTGCTCCTCTACGCGGAAGAGATCGACACCTCGACGGGCCAGCACCTCGGCAACTATCCCCAGGCGTTCACGCACCTCGCGCTGATCGACGCCGCGAATCGTCTTATCGCCGCGGAGCCCGCCGAGGCATGACCATCACCTCTCGGCGCCAGGCGGGGACGACTCCTCGCTTGCCGGTGCCAGCGTCTGATCGCGCGCACCCCGAGTGCGGGTCATACCGGCGACGATGGTTGCGACGACGGTGACGAGGTACACCTGGCCGAGCAGCGCCTCCAGCGACGCGAGCGCGCGGCCGAGCCCGCCGGCCGCGGTGAAGTCGCCGTAGCCAACGGTCGTGAGGGTCACGAAGCTGAAGTAGAGATAGTCGGCGGTGCTCGCATCGTTCGTCTGCACGAAGAACTGCTCGGAGCCCAGGAGGCCAATGGCGGAATACACGAACGCGTACAGCATCCCGACGAGCACATAGATGCAGATGGCGCCCAGCACGGTATGCGTGTCGACAACCGGGCGGAGCCACAGCGCGCGCGCGATCGCGATCGGGGCCACGCCCACCATGAGCAACGCCACCACATCGAACGCGCCCGTCGATTCCGACGACGTCGTGATCGCCAGTGACCCGAGCGACGACACGAACGCGATGCC
This window harbors:
- a CDS encoding ion channel; this translates as MTDNDETTQPRAIERWIEGNLPGYRFGVVLALLLTTFVFMASAPTGAWVRVVTVALQGLTLLAALRASQVSRRLVRVAALVVGIAFVSSLGSLAITTSSESTGAFDVVALLMVGVAPIAIARALWLRPVVDTHTVLGAICIYVLVGMLYAFVYSAIGLLGSEQFFVQTNDASTADYLYFSFVTLTTVGYGDFTAAGGLGRALASLEALLGQVYLVTVVATIVAGMTRTRGARDQTLAPASEESSPPGAER